One window from the genome of Lutra lutra chromosome X, mLutLut1.2, whole genome shotgun sequence encodes:
- the LOC125091929 gene encoding uncharacterized protein LOC125091929: MENLEGGRNMEKDTLTHVEAAATQASDTDSGTAAGPATAPPDVQTPLEGASSGVNVGQESPGPGENEEMENMSVLISNLSAEADGQRPEASPVDATVQRPNTLGNAGRKGSRKGRNRKQTKIVYLPWPLTLQTRASSAAPVLRRSHVLGALASAVPRDSEVGEDREQGEDEGSENTSTLAEPQEEFADAIWPAASAVQPSLVAPLAADEGLNPRQKNNRKGRNKKNKKIMASPWPLTVHAWASYTNLAQAYSALARDESLAEKGVDGGHPSQGPEGEARKVPAKTPYQSTLEEAPDSAEDLQQGSWEKRESLSADSMGNRRTSRRADSKRKEKGVLACPWPLTVQAWASFRAADEVQTHLQGRSSAASRRMDVGQKKQIQPETGEEEIKSTPPVSKAEQALEPRQGWRSTERCQGDQDFWECTVRNFARPTDRCYCGERCSKEQREALTLTKAHTHISTSVMGMRGPERERAETQAVWMSKWGGF, from the coding sequence ATGGAAAATTTGGAGGGGGGAAGAAACATGGAAAAGGACACTTTAACTCATGTGGAGGCTGCGGCGACCCAGGCAAGCGACACGGACTCGGGCACAGCAGCAGGACCGGCAACAGCTCCACCTGATGTTCAAACTCCACTTGAGGGCGCAAGTAGTGGGGTGAATGTGGGGCAGGAAAGCCCGGGGCCAGGAGAGAATGAGGAGATGGAAAATATGTCTGTTCTTATTTCGAATCTGAGTGCCGAGGCCGATGGCCAACGCCCAGAGGCGAGTCCGGTTGATGCTACAGTGCAGAGGCCTAACACCTTGGGAAATGCAGGGAGGAAAGGCAGCCGGAAAGGGAGGAATAGAAAGCAAACTAAGATTGTGTATCTCCCCTGGCCTCTGACGCTCCAGACTCGGGCATCTTCGGCAGCCCCGGTTCTGCGCCGGTCTCATGTCCTGGGGGCTTTGGCATCTGCTGTTCCCAGAGACAGCGAGGTAGGTGAAGACAGGGAGCaaggggaggatgaggggagtGAGAACACATCGACTCTCGCTGAGCCTCAGGAGGAATTTGCTGATGCCATATGGCCAGCAGCAAGTGCAGTCCAGCCCTCTCTTGTGGCACCTCTGGCGGCAGACGAGGGGTTAAACCCAAGGCAGAAAAATAACcggaaagggagaaataaaaagaacaagaagatcATGGCTAGCCCTTGGCCCCTGACAGTACACGCTTGGGCATCGTACACAAACCTAGCTCAGGCATATTCAGCTTTGGCAAGGGATGAATCACTCGCTGAAAAGGGAGTTGATGGGGGTCATCCAAGCCAGGGTCCGGAAGGTGAGGCACGTAAAGTGCCAGCTAAGACTCCTTACCAGAGTACACTGGAGGAGGCCCCAGACTCAGCTGAGGATCTGCAGCAGGGCTCGTGGGAGAAGAGGGAGTCCCTCTCTGCGGACAGCATGGGAAATAGAAGGACGAGCAGACGTGCAGacagcaagagaaaggagaagggtgTCTTGGCTTGTCCTTGGCCTCTGACAGTACAAGCCTGGGCCTCGTTCAGAGCAGCAGATGAGGTTCAGACTCATCTCCAGGGCCGGTCTTCTGCTGCAAGTAGGCGGATGGATGTGGGGCAGAAAAAGCAGATTCAGCCGGAGACTGGTGAGGAGGAAATAAAGTCCACTCCTCCCGTGAGCAAGGCAGAGCAAGCTCTGGAACCCAGGCAGGGTTGGAGAAGCACTGAGAGATGCCAGGGGGATCAGGACTTCTGGGAATGCACAGTGAGGAATTTCGCTAGGCCAACTGACCGTTGCTATTGTGGGGAGCGCTGCtcaaaagagcagagggaggcttTGACCTTGACCAAAGCCCACACCCACATCAGTACTTCAGTGATGGGAATGCggggaccagagagggagagggctgaAACTCAGGCAGTCTGGATGAGCAAATGGGGAGGTTTTTGA